GTGACATGGCGGCGCCGTTCCGCACGAGCCGGCGACTGACGCGGCGCTTCCGTTCGATGCAACCCGCCGACTGGATCGATACGCTGCTCGCCTGTCGCGCAACGGCCATCGATGTGATCGTGCGGGGAGAAACACCGGGGCGCGTGCGTCAGGCCGTCGGCGCCGCACGCAAATCGCTGCGCGAACCGGAGGCCCTGCTGCCAGCGCTGCAACGATTGCGGGAAGCGCTGGACACGGATGCCCAGTCACCCAAGCCAATGGAAGGGACCGGCCCATCCAGCCCGCCGGCCTCCACAGCGGTCAAACCCGCCTCCATCCGGACTGCATGCCTTGCAACAAACGCCGTTGCGACACCACGCGCCCGCCCCGGAAAACGCGGCGAGATCCACGCCTGCCCACCGTGATGCGGCGCAACGCAGTGCAATGCACTGACATTTCCTTGTTGATCCCACAGGCCTGTCTGTAAGAGACTTCACCGTCACGTAAACGTTTACACGTCGGCCATCTCTGAAGGCCGACCCACCTTGCAGACCGAAGGAATCGCCATGCCGACCCCCTTACCGCTCCGTCGCCTTGCTTTGCGCACCTGTGCGGCGACCTGCCTCGCCTTGCTCGGCTCGGTCCACGCGGCGCCCGCCGGTCACGATGCGGTGCAGCTGCAGGTGGATGCGACGGCCAAGGGCACGCCACTGCCGCACTTCTGGGAAACCATGTTCGGTTCCGGCCGCGCCGTGCTCGCACTGCGCGACGACTACCGCAAGGACCTGGAAGACGTGAAGGCCGCCACCGGCTTCACCTATATCCGCTTCCACGGCATCTTCGACCGCGACATGGGTGTGGTCTATCGCGACGCGCAGGGCAAGCTGCAATACAACTTCAGCTACGTGGATCAGGTGTACGACGGCCTGCTCGCGCGCGGCGTCAAACCATTTGTAGAACTGGGCTTCATGCCGCCGGAGATGAGCACCGATCCGGCCAGCCACCACGACTTCTGGTATCACCCCAACGTGATGCCGCCGAAGGACTGGAACGAATGGGACGGGCTCGTACGCGCCTTCCTCCAGCATGAAATCGAACGCTACGGCATCGACGAAGTGCGCAGTTGGTACTTCGAGGTGTGGAACGAACCCAATCTCTCCTTCTGGGGCGGCAAGCCAGAGAAGGACACGTACTACCAACTGTATGACCGCACGGCGCAGACGGTGAAATCCGTCGACAAGCAGCTTCGCATTGGCGGGCCAGCCACCGCGCAGGCCGCGTGGTTGCCGGAGTTCCTCAAGCATGTGAAGCAGAGCGGCGCGCCGATCGATTTCGTGAGCACGCACGTCTACGGCGATGACACCGCCGACAATGTGTTCAAGACCGACGAGAACATCCCGCGCCGTGACATGGTGTGTCGTGCGGTGGATAAGTCGCACAAGGAAGTTGTCGCCTCGCCATTCCCGAAACTGCCGCTGATCTACAGCGAGTACAACGCGTCGTACGCCAACCTGCCCAACGTCACCGACACGGTCTACATGGGCCCGTGGATGGCGA
This genomic window from Dyella terrae contains:
- a CDS encoding GH39 family glycosyl hydrolase, whose protein sequence is MPTPLPLRRLALRTCAATCLALLGSVHAAPAGHDAVQLQVDATAKGTPLPHFWETMFGSGRAVLALRDDYRKDLEDVKAATGFTYIRFHGIFDRDMGVVYRDAQGKLQYNFSYVDQVYDGLLARGVKPFVELGFMPPEMSTDPASHHDFWYHPNVMPPKDWNEWDGLVRAFLQHEIERYGIDEVRSWYFEVWNEPNLSFWGGKPEKDTYYQLYDRTAQTVKSVDKQLRIGGPATAQAAWLPEFLKHVKQSGAPIDFVSTHVYGDDTADNVFKTDENIPRRDMVCRAVDKSHKEVVASPFPKLPLIYSEYNASYANLPNVTDTVYMGPWMANTIRECAGKVEMMSYWSFSDVFDEQGVVKTPFYGGFGLIAADRIEKPAFNAFTLLHKLGDTQLPLKTDSALATRRADGTVVLALWNYTPPLGNTADYTPGMPTGASKHFDVDLKHLGNATQATVWRLDQEHGNAVATFDKMGRPAWPSREQIAMLREAGKLAAPEQAALQNGRLSVDIPPQGLVVVELH